The Martelella sp. AD-3 genome includes a region encoding these proteins:
- a CDS encoding toprim domain-containing protein, with protein sequence MSRLNASELAHRLGRQAEAVCRHYLSNGRKQGNYWQVGDVRNTAGRSMFVRLHDSVKGIAGKWQDSATGEYGDLLDVIRDSLGLIDFADVAEEARHFLSLPHPELQPSSCPSRTPAPSGSSEAARRLWRMTQPLIGSIAEAYLRGRGITDLRQTANLRFHPNCYWRPEDDGPTQTWPAMIAAVTDLDGRITGAHRTWLASDGSGKAPVDPPRKAMGDLLGHAVRFGDAKDAMAAGEGIETILSLRQALPTMPMVSALSAGHLAAILFPPQLRTLYIVRDNDPAGDSARDSLVNRAHEAGIKAITLSPMMGDFNEDLATHGLDAVRAEIRVQIAPEDVSRFTASSA encoded by the coding sequence ATGTCGCGTCTCAACGCTTCCGAACTGGCGCACCGTCTCGGCCGACAGGCCGAGGCGGTGTGCCGCCACTATCTCTCCAATGGCCGCAAACAGGGCAATTACTGGCAGGTTGGCGATGTCCGAAACACGGCTGGCCGCTCGATGTTCGTCCGGTTGCACGACAGCGTGAAAGGCATTGCCGGCAAATGGCAGGACTCGGCCACGGGTGAATATGGCGATCTGCTGGATGTGATCCGGGATTCGCTCGGTCTGATCGACTTCGCAGATGTTGCCGAAGAAGCCCGGCACTTCCTCAGCCTGCCGCATCCTGAACTGCAGCCGTCATCCTGTCCGTCCCGAACGCCTGCACCATCGGGATCATCCGAGGCGGCACGTCGCCTCTGGCGCATGACACAGCCGCTGATCGGCAGCATCGCAGAAGCGTATTTACGCGGACGCGGCATTACGGATTTACGCCAAACCGCAAATCTGCGCTTCCATCCCAACTGCTACTGGCGCCCCGAGGACGATGGCCCGACGCAAACCTGGCCCGCCATGATCGCCGCCGTTACCGACCTCGATGGCAGGATCACCGGCGCACACCGCACATGGCTGGCCTCGGACGGCTCCGGCAAAGCACCTGTCGATCCGCCGAGGAAGGCAATGGGCGACCTGCTCGGACACGCGGTTCGTTTCGGGGATGCGAAGGATGCCATGGCAGCGGGGGAAGGTATCGAAACCATCCTGTCGCTTCGTCAGGCTTTGCCCACCATGCCGATGGTTTCCGCGCTCTCGGCCGGACATCTCGCTGCCATCCTGTTTCCGCCGCAACTGCGCACGCTCTATATCGTCCGCGACAACGATCCGGCAGGTGACAGCGCCCGTGATAGCTTGGTGAACCGGGCGCACGAGGCCGGGATCAAGGCTATCACGCTCTCGCCCATGATGGGGGACTTCAACGAAGATCTCGCAACTCACGGGCTGGATGCCGTTCGGGCAGAGATCCGGGTGCAAATCGCTCCCGAGGACGTCAGCCGTTTCACGGCTTCAAGTGCATAG